A single region of the Nicotiana sylvestris chromosome 6, ASM39365v2, whole genome shotgun sequence genome encodes:
- the LOC104210058 gene encoding uncharacterized protein, giving the protein MFLPSEALELPVHKNSNNNRGQKDSTSDLRIRKINGKSNGLLQPLKNPNSYVEPFHKKVLTPIVFLCQYRSSVDSNVTPNVRRCDCGLIALHLTAWTDANAGRRFYKCPRPEVSSCDFWEWHDEELPRRAVIVIKELKTSLGVIMVERDKLKKKVDEMEDAINVERDDLRKKAEEMELVNHVEVGKVSSLEEKVKKLRIIILISWALFVGFLVVGLMK; this is encoded by the exons ATGTTTTTGCCTTCTGAAGCATTGGAGCTTCCTGTGCATAAG AACAGTAACAACAATAGAGGCCAGAAAGATAGTACCAGCGACCTAAGAATCAGAAAAATAAATGGAAAAAGCAATGGTCTTCTTCAACCATTAAAGAACCCTAATTCATATGTTGAACCATTTCATAAAAAAGTCCTCACTCCAATTGTTTTTTTGTGTCAATATAGAAGTTCTGTGGATTCAAATGTAACCCCGAATGTGAGAAGATGCGATTGCGGACTGATTGCTTTACATTTGACTGCTTGGACTGATGCCAATGCTGGAAGGAGGTTCTACAAATGTCCAAGACCAGAA GTTAGTTCGTGTGACTTTTGGGAATGGCATGACGAAGAGCTCCCCCGAAGAGCAGTGATTGTGATCAAAGAGTTAAAAACTTCTTTGGGTGTTATTATGGTCGAAAGGGACAAATTGAAGAAGAAAGTAGATGAAATGGAGGACGCTATCAACGTTGAAAGGGACGACTTGAGGAAGAAAGCTGAAGAAATGGAGCTTGTTAATCATGTGGAGGTCGGAAAAGTTAGTAGTTTAGAGGAGAAAGTCAAGAAGTTGAGAATTATCATTTTGATTTCCTGGGCATTGTTTGTTGGATTTCTTGTCGTTGGGTTGATGAAATGA
- the LOC138870146 gene encoding uncharacterized protein, translated as MVGEKVLLKVSLMKGVMRFAKKGKLCPRFIGAFEVLQRFGDVAYDLALPPSLSSVHPVFHVSMLRKYIGDPSHILDFSTVQLDDDLTFDVEPVAILGRQVQKLRSKDIASVKVQWKGRPVEEATWKTERQMQSRYPHLFEVSCMFLDLFEDECLFKLGRM; from the coding sequence aTGGTGGGTGAAaaagttttgttgaaggtttctctcatgaagggtgttatgagatttgcgAAGAAAGGAAAGTTGTGTCCACGGTTTATTGGggcttttgaggtgcttcagaggttTGGGGATGTGGCTTATGATCTTgcgttgccacccagcttgtcgagtgtgcatccggtatttcatgtttctatgctccggaagtatattggagatccgtctcatattttggacttcagcacggttcagttggatgatgatttgacctttgatgtggagccagtagctatctTGGGTCGTCAAGttcagaagttgaggtcaaaagatatagcttcagtgaaagtgcagtggaaaggtcggcccgtggaggaggctacctggaagACCGAGCGgcagatgcagagcagatatcctcacctatttgaggtttcatgtatgtttcttgacttgttcgaggatgaatgtttgtttaagttagggaggatgtga